The following are encoded together in the Flavobacterium sp. TR2 genome:
- a CDS encoding ribonuclease Z — protein MKLTILGCYAATPRTLTNPTSQVLEIKNRLFLIDCGEGTQVQLRKNKIKFSKINHIFISHLHGDHLYGLIGTISTFSLLGRTTDLHIYGPKGIKELILLQLKLTESWTTYSLFFHELESKESEVIFEDKRVIVKTIPLKHRVYTNGFLFQEKPDERKLDVEAVQRYNIHVAYYQKIKNGSDITLDDGTVVENEKLTFDPPPAKSYAFCSDTVYNEEIIPIIQNTDVLYHESTFLESEARLAEKTLHSTAKEAATIALKANVKKLILGHYSTRYDGLERFKKEAEEVFPNVLLGDDGLSFEL, from the coding sequence ATGAAATTAACAATACTTGGCTGTTATGCCGCAACTCCCAGAACGCTTACTAATCCGACTTCGCAGGTTTTAGAGATTAAGAACAGATTGTTTTTAATCGACTGCGGCGAGGGAACTCAGGTACAGCTTCGAAAAAACAAGATTAAATTCTCCAAAATCAATCACATTTTTATTTCGCATCTTCATGGAGATCATTTGTATGGATTGATCGGAACTATTTCAACTTTTTCGCTTTTAGGAAGAACCACAGATTTGCATATTTATGGGCCTAAAGGAATTAAAGAATTGATTCTGCTTCAGTTAAAGTTGACAGAATCATGGACAACTTATTCGCTGTTTTTTCATGAATTAGAATCGAAAGAAAGTGAAGTTATCTTTGAAGATAAACGGGTAATAGTAAAAACGATTCCGCTAAAACACCGTGTGTATACCAATGGTTTTTTATTTCAAGAAAAGCCTGACGAGAGAAAATTAGATGTTGAAGCGGTTCAGCGCTATAATATCCATGTGGCGTATTACCAAAAAATCAAAAACGGAAGCGATATCACACTAGATGATGGAACGGTAGTGGAGAACGAAAAACTTACTTTTGATCCGCCTCCTGCAAAAAGCTACGCCTTTTGCTCTGATACGGTTTACAATGAAGAGATAATTCCGATTATACAAAATACAGATGTTTTGTACCACGAGTCGACTTTTTTGGAGTCTGAAGCAAGGCTGGCCGAAAAAACATTGCATTCGACTGCAAAAGAAGCCGCTACGATTGCTTTGAAAGCGAATGTAAAAAAACTCATTTTAGGTCATTATTCAACACGTTACGATGGATTGGAGCGCTTTAAAAAAGAAGCGGAAGAAGTTTTTCCAAATGTCCTTTTGGGAGATGACGGACTTAGTTTTGAGTTATAA
- a CDS encoding ribonuclease Z, whose translation MKVDQKGHTVTIKDTQGDVNAFLEKVTQQFKTFEKQNIIIDLSSDSNISENDLKAFLPLSKVHRKAKKSFVIVATDLDFNSISDKLVVVPSLLEAHDIIEMEEIERDLGF comes from the coding sequence ATGAAAGTAGATCAAAAAGGACATACCGTTACCATTAAAGATACGCAAGGAGATGTAAATGCTTTCTTGGAAAAAGTAACGCAACAATTTAAAACCTTTGAAAAACAGAATATTATAATCGATTTGTCGTCAGATTCTAATATTTCAGAAAATGATTTAAAAGCTTTTTTACCACTTTCGAAGGTTCATAGAAAAGCAAAAAAATCTTTTGTAATTGTAGCAACTGACCTTGATTTTAATTCTATTTCAGATAAGTTGGTTGTGGTTCCTTCTCTTTTAGAGGCCCACGATATTATTGAAATGGAAGAAATCGAAAGAGATTTAGGGTTTTAA
- a CDS encoding aspartate carbamoyltransferase catalytic subunit: protein MKELSVNHLLGIKYINENDINLIFETADHFKEVINRPIKKVPSLRDITIANIFFENSTRTKLSFELAQKRLSADVISFSAAQSSVKKGETLIDTVNNILSMKVDMVVMRHSNPGAAYFLSKNVKASIVNAGDGAHEHPTQALLDSYSIREKLGDVAGKKVVIVGDILHSRVALSNIYALQMQGAEVKVCGPKTLIPRYIESLGVTVEPNLRKALEWCDVANMLRVQNERMDVNFFPSTREYAQQYGVDKPLLDSLGKEIVIMHPGPINRGVEITSEVADSDHSVILNQVENGVAIRMAVIYLLASKIQQ, encoded by the coding sequence ATGAAAGAATTAAGCGTAAATCATTTATTAGGAATCAAATATATCAACGAGAATGATATTAACCTGATTTTTGAAACGGCAGATCATTTTAAAGAAGTCATTAACCGACCAATTAAAAAAGTTCCTTCATTACGAGATATCACCATTGCCAATATTTTCTTCGAAAACAGTACCAGAACCAAACTCTCTTTCGAATTAGCGCAGAAACGTTTATCTGCTGATGTCATCAGTTTTTCTGCAGCTCAGTCATCGGTTAAAAAAGGAGAGACCTTGATTGATACTGTAAATAATATCCTTTCGATGAAAGTAGATATGGTTGTAATGCGCCACTCCAATCCCGGAGCGGCTTATTTTTTATCTAAAAATGTAAAAGCCAGTATCGTAAACGCGGGAGACGGAGCGCACGAACACCCAACTCAGGCTTTATTAGACAGTTATTCCATCAGAGAAAAACTGGGCGATGTTGCTGGAAAAAAAGTAGTTATTGTAGGCGATATTCTGCACTCGCGTGTAGCGCTTTCAAACATATATGCTTTGCAGATGCAGGGCGCAGAAGTAAAAGTTTGCGGACCAAAAACCTTGATTCCGAGATATATTGAATCGCTTGGTGTTACGGTCGAGCCGAATTTGCGTAAAGCATTAGAATGGTGTGACGTTGCCAATATGCTTCGCGTGCAAAACGAACGTATGGATGTGAATTTCTTCCCATCGACACGTGAGTACGCACAGCAATATGGAGTAGACAAACCGCTTTTGGATTCGCTAGGAAAAGAAATCGTAATCATGCACCCAGGGCCAATCAATAGAGGAGTAGAGATTACTTCTGAGGTGGCAGATTCTGACCATTCGGTGATCCTAAATCAAGTTGAAAATGGTGTAGCGATTAGAATGGCGGTTATTTATTTGCTGGCTTCTAAGATACAGCAATAA
- the pyrR gene encoding bifunctional pyr operon transcriptional regulator/uracil phosphoribosyltransferase PyrR: protein MSQKVLLNSKEVTIILHRLACQLIEKHLDFSETILVGIQPRGVFLAERLKQILENEYKVPEISLGYLDITFFRDDFRRTDKPLEANKTQINFIVEDKKVIFIDDVLFTGRSIRSALTAIQSFGRPSEIELLVLIDRRFSRHLPIQPDYRGRQVDAINGEKVIVSWKENDGEDVVHLVTN from the coding sequence ATGAGTCAAAAAGTATTACTTAATTCGAAAGAAGTTACTATCATACTGCATCGTTTGGCTTGTCAGTTAATCGAAAAACATCTTGATTTCTCTGAAACTATTTTAGTTGGAATTCAGCCAAGAGGCGTTTTTTTAGCTGAACGTTTAAAACAAATATTAGAAAACGAATACAAGGTTCCTGAAATTTCTTTAGGATATCTGGACATCACTTTTTTTAGAGATGATTTCCGTCGTACTGATAAACCGCTTGAAGCCAATAAAACCCAAATCAATTTTATAGTCGAAGACAAAAAAGTCATTTTTATCGATGACGTTTTGTTTACAGGAAGAAGCATTCGTTCTGCCTTAACTGCCATTCAATCTTTCGGAAGACCTTCAGAAATTGAATTGTTAGTTTTAATAGACAGACGTTTCAGCCGTCATTTGCCAATTCAGCCCGATTATAGAGGCCGTCAGGTAGATGCTATCAATGGCGAAAAAGTAATTGTAAGCTGGAAAGAAAACGATGGTGAAGATGTTGTTCACCTAGTGACAAATTAG
- a CDS encoding ABC-F family ATP-binding cassette domain-containing protein, which translates to MLTVNNLSVQFGKRVLFDEVNTTFTHGNIYGVIGANGAGKSTFLKVISGDIDPTSGHIHLEPGKRMSVLNQNHNMFDEHTVLETVLMGNKVLYAVKKEMDELYLDYNDANADRIGELQVQFEEMNGWNADSDAAAMLSNLGITEADHYTLMSDMEGKMKVRVLLAQALFGNPDLLIMDEPTNDLDFETIAWLENFLANYENTVIVVSHDRHFLDAVCTHISDIDFGKINHYSGNYTFWYESSQLAAKQRAQQNKKAEEKKQELEEFIRRFSANVAKSKQATSRKKMISKLNIAEIKPSSRRYPAIIFDQDREAGDQILNVQNLSASVEGEVLFKDVDLNMAKGDKIVLFSKDSRATTAFYEILNGEQKADAGTFDWGITTNQAYLPAENHKYFENDLTLVDWLRQYAKTEEERDEVFIRGFLGKMIFSGEEALKTSRVLSGGEKVRCMLSRMMMERANVLMLDEPTNHLDLESITAFNNSLKNFKGSVIFTTHDHEFAQTVGNRIVELTPNGVIDRYMTFDEYLDDEKIQEQRKKMYNL; encoded by the coding sequence ATGTTAACAGTCAATAATTTATCAGTTCAGTTTGGTAAAAGAGTTTTATTTGATGAAGTAAATACAACCTTCACTCATGGAAATATTTACGGAGTTATCGGAGCAAATGGTGCTGGGAAATCTACTTTCTTAAAAGTTATTTCGGGCGATATCGACCCAACTTCAGGGCACATTCATTTAGAACCGGGAAAACGTATGTCGGTTTTAAACCAGAACCACAATATGTTCGACGAGCATACGGTTTTAGAAACTGTTTTGATGGGGAATAAAGTGCTGTACGCTGTTAAAAAAGAAATGGATGAGCTTTATTTAGATTATAATGATGCTAATGCTGATAGAATAGGGGAGCTTCAAGTTCAGTTTGAAGAAATGAACGGATGGAACGCCGATTCTGATGCAGCTGCGATGTTGTCTAACTTAGGAATCACAGAAGCAGATCATTATACTTTAATGAGTGATATGGAAGGAAAAATGAAAGTACGTGTGCTTTTGGCGCAGGCACTTTTCGGAAATCCTGACTTGCTGATTATGGATGAGCCTACCAACGATTTGGATTTCGAGACAATCGCTTGGTTAGAAAACTTCTTGGCAAACTACGAAAACACTGTAATTGTTGTATCTCACGACCGTCACTTTTTAGATGCGGTTTGTACACATATTTCTGATATTGATTTCGGAAAAATCAATCACTACTCAGGAAACTATACATTCTGGTACGAGTCTAGCCAATTAGCGGCAAAACAGCGTGCTCAGCAAAACAAAAAAGCAGAAGAGAAGAAACAAGAGCTGGAAGAATTTATTCGTCGTTTTAGTGCAAACGTGGCAAAATCTAAACAAGCAACTTCTCGTAAAAAAATGATTTCGAAATTGAATATTGCCGAAATCAAACCATCTAGCCGTCGTTACCCTGCGATTATCTTCGATCAGGATCGTGAAGCTGGAGATCAAATCTTGAATGTGCAAAACTTATCTGCTTCTGTAGAAGGAGAAGTTTTATTCAAAGATGTTGATTTGAATATGGCAAAAGGCGATAAAATTGTTCTTTTCTCTAAAGATTCGCGTGCAACAACTGCTTTCTACGAAATCTTAAACGGTGAGCAAAAAGCAGACGCTGGAACTTTTGACTGGGGAATTACAACCAACCAAGCGTATTTGCCAGCTGAAAACCATAAATACTTCGAAAACGATTTGACTTTAGTTGACTGGTTACGTCAGTACGCTAAAACTGAAGAAGAGCGTGATGAGGTATTCATTAGAGGTTTCTTAGGAAAAATGATTTTCTCAGGAGAAGAAGCTCTTAAAACATCTAGAGTTTTATCTGGAGGAGAAAAAGTGCGTTGTATGCTGTCTAGAATGATGATGGAGCGTGCAAACGTTTTAATGCTTGATGAGCCAACAAACCACTTAGATTTGGAGTCTATTACAGCTTTCAACAACTCATTGAAAAACTTCAAAGGTTCTGTAATCTTCACAACGCATGACCACGAGTTCGCGCAAACAGTTGGTAACAGAATCGTAGAATTGACACCAAACGGAGTCATCGACCGTTACATGACATTTGACGAATATCTTGATGATGAAAAAATTCAAGAACAAAGAAAGAAGATGTACAATCTTTAA
- a CDS encoding TlpA disulfide reductase family protein produces the protein MKKSFAILIALLIFATSFSQNKFGNPEVDPVQIQKTYTDWSVYQSKKIMLSRDFTALDAASKEISKEAFLDQLANGNFIPIRLKSEESVYVYKLFKILPKTDTSIKATINQIGFDAYKNYKMEGTAFPKFSFKDLDGNLVTNESMKGKIIVIKCWYIHCTPCIREFPQVNKLVSEYKDRKDIVFMSLAEDSAEQLKTFLARKPLSYSVIPDMKEYMNTALQLNSFPTHFIINKEGVISKVLPNFESLEVALVKASKL, from the coding sequence ATGAAGAAATCATTCGCTATTCTAATCGCACTTTTAATTTTTGCCACTTCTTTCAGTCAAAATAAATTCGGAAATCCAGAAGTTGATCCCGTTCAAATTCAAAAAACATATACAGATTGGTCCGTTTATCAAAGTAAGAAAATCATGCTTTCGAGAGATTTTACCGCTTTAGATGCTGCTTCAAAAGAAATTTCAAAAGAAGCTTTCTTAGATCAGTTGGCAAACGGGAACTTTATTCCAATCCGATTAAAATCTGAAGAAAGCGTATATGTTTACAAGCTTTTTAAAATCTTGCCCAAAACAGATACAAGCATAAAAGCCACCATCAATCAAATAGGTTTTGATGCTTACAAAAATTATAAAATGGAAGGAACAGCTTTTCCTAAATTCTCTTTTAAAGATTTAGACGGAAATCTGGTAACCAACGAATCCATGAAAGGAAAAATCATTGTCATAAAATGCTGGTACATTCACTGCACACCATGCATTAGAGAATTCCCGCAAGTCAATAAATTGGTTTCAGAGTACAAAGACAGAAAAGATATTGTTTTCATGAGTCTAGCCGAAGATTCAGCAGAACAATTAAAAACATTCTTAGCAAGAAAACCATTATCGTATTCGGTTATTCCAGATATGAAAGAATATATGAATACTGCTTTACAGCTAAATTCCTTCCCAACACATTTCATTATCAATAAAGAAGGAGTGATTTCGAAAGTATTGCCAAACTTTGAAAGCCTAGAAGTTGCTTTAGTAAAAGCAAGCAAGTTGTAA
- a CDS encoding DUF3592 domain-containing protein: MKNSFFSLKYIFCIMGLMIWAQTFYIYHKNREGIEKANLVSGIVLSDSANDRTVVSFVTKEGKRIKFSSNTSNNPSGFTKGERVEVLYNPSNPNDASINDFYTLYLGVTILGLIGAVFFFTGFSFFRSDRSKQKKTDFLQQGGKSIITKFIDVQVDLGVSFNDSNPYFICTEWLDPKTNKILFFESDNIWFDPTEYIKTDEIKVVIDSKNPDNYYMDISFLPKNKK; encoded by the coding sequence ATGAAAAACAGCTTTTTTAGTTTAAAATATATTTTCTGCATAATGGGTTTGATGATATGGGCGCAAACCTTTTATATTTATCACAAGAATAGGGAGGGTATAGAAAAAGCAAATCTTGTATCGGGTATCGTTTTAAGTGACTCGGCAAATGATAGAACTGTTGTGTCTTTTGTCACTAAAGAGGGGAAACGAATTAAATTTTCATCTAATACGAGTAATAATCCATCAGGTTTCACCAAAGGTGAAAGAGTTGAAGTTTTGTATAATCCCTCGAACCCTAATGATGCTAGCATCAATGATTTTTATACCCTGTATTTAGGAGTAACAATTTTAGGACTTATAGGCGCAGTTTTCTTTTTTACAGGTTTCTCGTTTTTTCGATCTGATCGTTCCAAACAAAAGAAAACAGATTTTTTACAACAAGGCGGTAAAAGTATTATCACAAAGTTTATCGATGTTCAGGTCGATTTAGGCGTATCATTTAATGACAGTAATCCTTATTTTATTTGCACAGAATGGCTGGATCCAAAAACTAATAAAATCCTTTTTTTTGAAAGCGACAATATTTGGTTTGACCCAACAGAATATATAAAAACTGATGAAATAAAAGTGGTAATAGATTCAAAAAATCCTGATAACTATTATATGGATATTTCTTTTTTACCAAAAAACAAAAAGTAA
- the chiA gene encoding T9SS-translocated chitinase ChiA → MKHYYRLLFLLLFPLLALAQPAHGKKVVGYYAQWSIYARDFNVPKIDGSKLTHLNYSFYGTTYDPAHPENTKLKCLDTYADFEHMEGGIPWDAPVKGNFYDLMKLKEKYPHLKVLISVGGWTKGQDLSPIAASPVARAALAADMANFITTYPFIDGFDIDWEYPLSGGTDGTEIVNGAPVPPQKYSPDDNKNLVLLLKAMRQAMPNKLITIAAGNNVRNVSKQYLGPNNRSQYGMTEDISTYCDYITYFGYDFGGNWYDKTCYNAPLYASGNPNDPLYGATQSESLDELTNQYLNVIGFPANKLIMGLPFYGKKFDNVAANSTNGLFVAAPRYTVPGCTNPQNPTGTWDGSGACEKSGSIEICDLVGNPVTNSHAYLDPNTMMVTPSAASAGWVRYFDNTTKVPYLYNATTKEFISYEDKQSMDLKVQYIKSRNLAGGMIWELSQDTRGSIPNSLLNQVDTSFGSVVPGTVSISGSVKNGSALVTNVTVELRNASNAVIQTVVSATGNFAFNNLTSGQNYSLTAVKASYTFTPVTLTNVTVNQTAVVINGTQPTYTVSGTVLDGTTGVSGVTVSAVSGSTTLTAVSSTSGTYSVAGLTAGLNFTVTAAKSGFSYTPASTVYNAIDANKTLNFTQGPAVVTYTVSGTVLNGTTPVSGVTVTASSTAGNVTATTNSSGAYSLTLASGGNYTVTAALTGQTFTPASTVYSNLNANKTLNFTQDAATTTSKISGTVKNGTTPVAGAKVEIVLPWTDNAHPWKSVLATTDAQGKYSFDNAVTDGYTTVTSLKLNTWSNGEVNYYPNNLANFPVPSTPTVYNFNTSSTAKAALAAAANLISGTVKNGSTPVANAKVELVVPWTDNTHNWKSVLATTDASGNYAFDNSVVAGYTQILSLKLNSWQNGEVAYYPNNLANFAVPTTPTVYNFNTQTTVVTKPVVAITAPTASAIAINLGSSINFVASVGLSAADATTISSVVFSLDGQTISATNSSGTYTATWTPVANQFSQSHTLTVTATASNGTTDSKSYSFTLTCSGANCPNALPVIIWNSPSNTTVYQSSFQAVPISVTAVDSDGTVSGVTITINGGTFNMTAGTNNTYTYNFTPTAYQDYPVVIKATDNKAAVTTLNNTIKIATISGNRFIPLPSKIILGYAHSWENTSAPFLYFSQIKGSKFNVVDYAFVETVNRDGYTPILTTNDARYLTNGVFDKQLLKNDIKTLRDSGVPVIVSIGGQNGHVVLENVTQKNIFVNGLKAIIDEYQFDGVDIDFEGGSMNFSAGSLRDISYAGISAYPRLKNVVDAFKELKAYYGPGFLLTAAPETQYVQGGYTTYTDTFGSFLPIIQNLRNELDLLAVQLYNTGGENGLDGQYYGSAKKANMVTALTDMVIKGYNIGSTGMHFDGLPASKVLIALPACPSAAGSGYLTPTEGINAMDYLRNGTNFSGRTYTMQPGGPYPSLRGLMTWSVNWDASSCGNSSELSKAYAAYFASQATAKTLAVEDITAESNTTVAYFRNNTLSVSNETEEIAQVDVFNTIGQNVTSHRNIQNNKEVLLNSPSFASKQIFVVIVTDKSGHKKSLKVMNFLN, encoded by the coding sequence ATGAAACATTATTACAGATTGCTCTTTTTGTTACTGTTTCCCTTACTTGCGTTGGCACAACCGGCCCACGGAAAAAAAGTAGTAGGGTATTATGCACAATGGTCTATTTATGCCCGGGATTTCAATGTTCCGAAAATTGATGGAAGTAAATTGACGCATTTAAATTATTCTTTTTATGGCACCACTTATGATCCTGCGCATCCTGAGAATACAAAATTAAAATGTTTAGACACGTATGCTGATTTTGAGCATATGGAAGGTGGAATTCCGTGGGATGCACCAGTAAAAGGAAACTTTTATGATTTAATGAAATTGAAAGAAAAGTATCCGCATTTAAAAGTTTTAATCTCTGTAGGGGGCTGGACAAAAGGTCAAGATCTTTCTCCAATTGCTGCAAGTCCTGTAGCAAGAGCAGCTTTAGCAGCAGATATGGCAAACTTCATTACTACATATCCATTTATTGATGGTTTCGATATTGACTGGGAGTATCCTCTTTCAGGCGGAACTGACGGTACAGAAATAGTAAATGGCGCGCCTGTTCCTCCACAAAAATACAGCCCTGACGATAATAAAAATTTAGTGCTTCTGTTGAAAGCCATGCGTCAGGCAATGCCAAATAAACTTATTACAATAGCTGCAGGAAACAACGTTAGAAATGTTTCAAAACAGTATTTGGGACCAAACAATAGATCACAATACGGAATGACAGAAGATATTTCGACTTACTGTGATTATATTACGTATTTCGGATATGATTTTGGCGGTAACTGGTACGATAAAACTTGTTACAATGCACCTTTATATGCTAGTGGAAATCCAAACGATCCGTTGTATGGCGCAACGCAATCTGAATCATTAGACGAATTAACCAATCAATATTTAAATGTAATTGGTTTCCCTGCCAATAAATTGATCATGGGACTGCCTTTTTACGGAAAGAAATTTGATAACGTTGCTGCAAATTCAACAAACGGATTATTTGTTGCAGCGCCAAGATATACGGTTCCAGGATGTACAAATCCGCAGAACCCAACAGGAACATGGGATGGTTCTGGAGCTTGCGAAAAATCTGGAAGTATCGAAATCTGTGATTTAGTCGGAAACCCTGTTACGAATTCTCATGCCTATTTAGATCCTAATACAATGATGGTAACACCATCTGCAGCTTCGGCAGGGTGGGTTCGCTATTTTGATAATACTACTAAAGTTCCTTACTTATATAATGCTACTACAAAAGAATTTATTTCTTATGAAGATAAGCAGTCAATGGATTTAAAAGTTCAGTATATAAAATCAAGAAACTTAGCTGGAGGTATGATTTGGGAATTATCTCAAGATACTAGAGGTTCAATTCCAAATTCATTATTAAACCAAGTTGACACTTCTTTTGGAAGCGTTGTTCCTGGAACGGTTAGCATTTCTGGTTCTGTAAAAAACGGATCAGCTTTGGTTACCAATGTTACGGTTGAATTGCGTAATGCAAGCAATGCGGTAATTCAGACGGTAGTTTCTGCTACAGGGAATTTTGCATTCAATAATTTAACTTCAGGGCAAAACTATTCGCTTACAGCAGTAAAAGCAAGTTATACATTTACTCCAGTAACGTTAACAAATGTTACAGTTAACCAAACAGCGGTTGTAATTAACGGAACTCAACCAACTTACACAGTAAGCGGAACCGTTCTAGACGGAACAACAGGAGTTTCTGGTGTTACAGTTTCGGCAGTTTCTGGAAGCACAACTTTAACAGCAGTTTCAAGCACAAGCGGAACTTACAGTGTTGCAGGTTTAACAGCAGGATTAAATTTTACCGTTACAGCTGCAAAATCTGGATTTTCTTATACACCAGCTTCAACAGTTTATAATGCAATTGATGCTAACAAAACGCTTAATTTTACTCAAGGACCAGCAGTAGTAACGTACACGGTAAGCGGAACAGTTCTTAACGGAACAACTCCAGTTTCTGGCGTAACAGTAACTGCATCATCTACAGCAGGAAATGTTACAGCAACAACCAATTCAAGCGGAGCATATTCATTGACTTTAGCTTCCGGCGGAAATTATACTGTAACAGCTGCTTTAACAGGTCAAACATTTACACCAGCATCTACAGTTTATTCTAACTTGAATGCTAATAAAACATTGAATTTTACTCAAGATGCTGCAACAACTACGAGCAAAATCAGTGGAACAGTTAAAAACGGAACAACTCCAGTAGCTGGCGCAAAAGTAGAAATCGTTTTGCCATGGACAGATAATGCACATCCGTGGAAAAGTGTCCTAGCAACAACAGATGCACAAGGAAAATACAGTTTTGATAATGCTGTTACAGATGGTTATACCACTGTTACAAGTTTGAAGTTAAATACCTGGTCAAACGGAGAAGTAAATTATTACCCAAATAATTTGGCAAACTTTCCAGTTCCATCAACTCCAACGGTTTATAATTTTAATACAAGTTCAACGGCCAAAGCAGCATTGGCGGCAGCTGCAAATTTAATCAGCGGAACTGTGAAAAATGGTTCAACGCCAGTAGCCAATGCAAAAGTAGAATTGGTTGTGCCATGGACAGATAACACGCACAACTGGAAAAGTGTTCTAGCAACAACAGACGCATCAGGAAATTATGCTTTCGATAATTCAGTTGTAGCAGGTTATACGCAAATTTTGAGTTTGAAATTAAACTCTTGGCAAAACGGAGAAGTAGCTTATTACCCAAATAATCTGGCAAACTTTGCTGTTCCAACAACGCCAACAGTTTATAATTTTAATACGCAAACAACGGTTGTAACTAAGCCAGTGGTTGCCATTACAGCACCAACAGCTTCGGCGATTGCTATAAATTTAGGATCATCGATTAATTTTGTTGCAAGTGTTGGCTTGAGTGCTGCCGATGCCACTACAATCTCTTCTGTGGTATTTAGTTTAGACGGCCAAACTATAAGCGCTACCAATTCTTCTGGAACTTATACAGCGACTTGGACACCAGTGGCAAATCAGTTCTCGCAAAGTCATACCTTAACGGTTACGGCTACTGCATCAAACGGAACTACAGATTCAAAATCGTATAGTTTTACATTAACTTGTTCGGGTGCAAATTGCCCAAATGCATTGCCTGTAATTATTTGGAATTCACCATCAAATACTACGGTATATCAAAGCTCTTTCCAAGCCGTTCCAATTTCAGTTACAGCTGTTGATAGCGACGGAACTGTTTCAGGCGTTACCATTACCATAAACGGAGGCACATTTAATATGACAGCAGGTACAAATAATACTTATACGTATAATTTTACGCCAACTGCTTATCAGGATTATCCGGTTGTAATCAAAGCAACCGATAATAAAGCTGCTGTAACGACATTAAACAACACTATTAAAATTGCAACAATAAGTGGCAATAGATTCATACCGCTTCCTTCTAAAATTATTTTAGGGTATGCGCATTCTTGGGAAAACACTTCAGCCCCATTCCTATATTTTTCTCAAATAAAGGGAAGTAAGTTTAACGTAGTCGATTATGCTTTCGTAGAAACCGTTAATCGTGACGGTTATACGCCAATCTTGACTACAAACGATGCAAGATATTTGACTAATGGTGTTTTCGACAAGCAATTGCTGAAAAATGATATCAAAACTTTAAGAGACAGCGGAGTTCCTGTTATTGTTTCTATTGGAGGTCAAAATGGTCACGTTGTTTTAGAAAATGTAACTCAGAAAAATATTTTCGTTAATGGTTTAAAAGCCATTATTGACGAGTACCAATTTGATGGGGTTGATATTGATTTTGAAGGCGGATCGATGAATTTTAGCGCAGGAAGTTTAAGAGATATTTCTTATGCAGGTATTTCTGCTTATCCAAGATTGAAAAACGTAGTAGATGCATTTAAAGAATTAAAAGCATACTATGGCCCAGGATTCTTGTTAACTGCAGCTCCAGAAACACAATACGTACAAGGAGGATATACTACTTATACAGACACTTTCGGTTCGTTCTTGCCAATCATTCAAAACTTGCGTAACGAGTTAGATCTGTTGGCGGTGCAATTGTACAATACAGGAGGAGAAAACGGATTGGATGGCCAGTATTATGGTTCGGCTAAGAAAGCAAACATGGTTACAGCCTTAACTGATATGGTGATCAAAGGATATAACATTGGTTCAACAGGAATGCATTTTGACGGCTTGCCAGCTTCAAAAGTCCTTATTGCCTTGCCAGCTTGTCCAAGTGCAGCAGGTAGCGGCTATCTGACTCCAACAGAAGGAATAAATGCTATGGATTATTTAAGAAACGGAACCAATTTCTCAGGAAGAACATACACGATGCAGCCAGGCGGACCATATCCTTCGTTAAGAGGTTTAATGACTTGGTCTGTAAACTGGGACGCATCTTCTTGCGGGAACTCATCTGAATTGTCTAAAGCGTACGCAGCTTATTTCGCATCGCAAGCAACAGCAAAAACACTGGCTGTAGAAGATATAACGGCTGAAAGCAATACCACTGTAGCTTATTTTAGAAACAATACATTATCTGTGTCTAACGAGACAGAAGAAATTGCTCAGGTTGATGTATTCAATACGATAGGACAGAATGTTACAAGCCATAGAAATATTCAAAACAACAAAGAAGTACTGCTTAACAGCCCAAGTTTTGCTAGCAAACAGATTTTTGTTGTGATAGTGACAGATAAATCAGGACACAAAAAGTCATTGAAAGTAATGAACTTTTTAAACTAA